tggTGGTGAGTGCATAGTGAAAACGGTTTTGTcttttcattgaaataaatttttgtatcacctacaaATTGAAATTTGTATTGGCTCTGACCCATCACCTTGGCTTATAAGTTACCAATGATACGGTTTCAGTGTATGCCATGTTCCTTTAATTTTTTACTCACTCGAAATTGTGACtcctatattttactataaaatttttgttttctagaaGAAAAATTTGAccatttcaatttcaaaatgtaattttatctgtttatgggggaaatggaaaaataagagtgaatatttattgtaTGAGAGCTGAgtgtataaaattgtgcataaaatatataagctatatgaagTGCATTGAGTCATTAttatattccaatttccttcacttttcaatgaataaGAGATGGgtgactatcttttgatacagacacaacacaggctacactttcGAGGTTttagataaagttttcagaaataaccgaATAGGTTTGCTATTAATTTCATGAAATATTCACAGGTCCCACTAGTTTAAGAGAATCATGTGGTGAGCTGAAGGTAGAGGTGAAGAATGAGAGACAAAGTGGGAGGGAGAAGTGTTAACGATATGTGGTGAAGAAGGAATACTTATTACTTGGTTAACAGGTTAGCTGAagggaaaaatgaagagaaagagatatgtttagGATACATTATTTGTGAGAGAGTGAGGTTAAAGAGATGGACGGTGGAGGCAGATAGGGTTTGTATTGTTAAAAGTTGATATAATCAAAAGACCTGAAATGAAACAAGTTTTGTTCCTGAaacttatagtgatgatgatgatagtggtgggttGATTGCGAaaaggaatttcttttttttatagagaCCGTTACTCAACACTTGCGCTTTGGTGCAATTATTACGGATGCCAAGTATATTTAACAAAGCTAAAGTTATGAATGCTATAAGAATGCAAATGAACCTCTGTTTCTTAAATAGGtcctcttaatttttttaattaataataaactaaggtggcaaactggcaggatcgttagcacatcgggcaaaatgcttagctagaTTCTTCTGACATCATTTATGCATTTAAATTCTTCCACAatggactttgtctttcatccagaGATGGGTTTGATGAAAATGAGCCCCTTTTGAGCACTGGAATTGAGATAATCAATTCAACACTTCCTGTGGAATTActgccttgtgccaatatttggaaACTATTCCAATGTCTTCGCTCTCACCCGAGGAAATGCCACAACCATTTCAAAAATTATCAAAGAACCTTCCGGTTCAGAGAACTAgttgtcatcataccacttttctcctcctttgtacggtcacacctcgaatactgctgccctttgtggtctccccatacaaaacaaaacatctcgaagattgaatcaccccagaggacactcactaaacgaattgaaggcataactgctctcgattattgggaccgccttaaagcctcgAAACTCGACTCTCTCCAGCTCCGCCGCAAGCGGAACGTCATTTGtatgatgtggagaatataccgccctGAACATAAGTTTCAAGGTTCATACAAGGCTGCGACCACGgaccatacgtcccctgcccaattcaggatcacagcatataggtatACTGCAAcagaatttcttttcctcaacaggccctgccctgtttaacattgtcccaaaagaggaaaaggatcccatcacctttaaacggagtctggacagatttcgaCAAGGAATACCGAATAaaccacccatacctggatacaactcactacttgaatggaccataaacaaaacttgacttaaacaggatttagataatcctatcaggtggtgctattaagttagacatggcctggaccaatctttagtcgaaacatatctaagtctaATTTAAAATAAAGTAGATCCGCATTTAAAGAATGAAGTTAGTTCCCCTTGTTCGTAATTAATTCTTCATCCTGTTTCTGATGCACCTTGATTGTTTGATCAGTTCCACTTTACGACTGATATTTAAGAGGAAAACcaactaaatatatacatgaaatatataaagaagcagatacggtattttttttattacattgacCAGAAAAATATGAAGTAACGTTCGttggaaaaaggaagaaattctcttgaagctgtcagTGTCCGCTCTGACTCGTTGACTCTCTCTTTATATCAATTACTATGTAAGTATTATAAAGACATTTCTATTGTATTAAGTGTCATATTacgtacatctgtttgttttcttgtgttgAATAAGTGAAAAGAAAGAATCTCACCAAAGAAAGACGAAATTATATGAAAGTAAGGCTGTTCTTTTAATAATTAGGATGTAATTTTTAAGAAAAGATGGGGAATGTATAAAAGTACGATTGTGCACTTGAATTACTGAACCGAAAAGGCAATATCCGTTTACAGACGAAATGAAAGGGGTTTGAATTGAAACACTAGAAAGTACCTAATTtgaccaaaaataaatataaaaacccgTTTATATAATCTTTTGCTCGAAAATTTgtaatgaagatataaaaaaatatcgacatgacatatatatagacataataatCAAAAAGTCACTGAGAATGGTTTTAAGTGTGGtttcacatttttatacttaGGAAATACAAAACTGAATTAAGAGGAAGCATTATcttatttgagtcattatgtcgtTAAAAAAGAACATAATAAATGCTAAGAATTAGAGAAAAGATCAACAAAAGTAAAAGCTGATAGATTATCGACGAAGAGTCTCCAAGGTGTTTAAAACATTAGATTACCATTTATGGTAAAATTTTACTGTTATATAtttgcacttttgaatatctgcTTTTTAAACATAATTGATGTCTTATATTAATTTTTCgtattctttcagaaaatcacatgaagttggctaaaaagtattttttacttttaaagaatcatcaatatgtatcatgtttgaaagactctgcaaagatattctacaaacgtataatcctgcttctataaaacattgctgaattacagtaaaatatttcctctgagagagaaagcatttctttacttctgtctctgaaatgtgcaagagataattttctcttttaaatatactttgatagatTTACAAAGAGTATTTGcgacatttttaaatattggcattgatcacatttaaaagaaatataagagaagtgatatttgtttggaataaactataaaagcaaaaagaagaaaaacatattttggtgagaggagaaatatttttgaaaagttgttgatctgtacaacttgaaggttcagttttatttttcttgaagagatgtcggaagaattaagaaaatcatcatatgactgtTACATCTACAAAGAGTCATtcttagaagaaaataaattcaatcaacacaaacgtattcatacaggggagaaaccacatTAAGTgtagtatctgtggtaaatcattcttaagTAGCAGTCACTTAACACGAGACATAcgtattcattcaggagagaaaccatttccttgtgatgtatgtggtaaatctttcccTGAAAACTGTAGCCtaactcaacacaaacgtattcatacaggggagaagccatatcactgtagtatctgtggtaaatcattcactaatGACAGTCACTTAACTCGACAtatacgtatccatacaggagagaaaccttatccctgcgatatctgtggtgaatcattctctgttggcagtagcttaactcgtcataaacgtattcatacaggagagaaaccatatcactgtgatttatgtggtaaatctttctctgaaaatggtagcttaactcaacacaaacgtattcatacaggggagaaaccatattcctgtgttatctgtggtgaatcattctatCACAGAGGTAACTTTACTACTCACTCAAGGGTTAATACAAGGGagaggccatatcactgtgatatctgtgataaatcattctctgttagtAGTTGCGTATTCATGCAGTGGAGAAAACCTCTCCGTGATATCAGTGGCAAATCATTCTTTCAAAGAAGTAACTTAACTACTTACACAAGGGTTTATACAGAGGAGAAACCAAatcattgtgatcatcatcatcgtttagcgtccgctttccatgctggcatgggttgtatggttcgactggggatctgggaagccagaaggctgcaccaggctccagtctgatctggcagtgtttctacagctggatgcccttcctaacgccaacctctccgtgagtgta
The window above is part of the Octopus sinensis linkage group LG28, ASM634580v1, whole genome shotgun sequence genome. Proteins encoded here:
- the LOC118768296 gene encoding zinc finger protein 879-like, encoding KKINSINTNVFIQGRNHIKCSICGKSFLSSSHLTRDIRIHSGEKPFPCDVCGKSFPENCSLTQHKRIHTGEKPYHCSICGKSFTNDSHLTRHIRIHTGEKPYPCDICGESFSVGSSLTRHKRIHTGEKPYHCDLCGKSFSENGSLTQHKRIHTGEKPYSCVICGESFYHRGNFTTHSRVNTRERPYHCDICDKSFSVSSCVFMQWRKPLRDISGKSFFQRSNLTTYTRVYTEEKPNHCDHHHRLASAFHAGMGCMVRLGIWEARRLHQAPV